In the genome of Drosophila yakuba strain Tai18E2 chromosome 3R, Prin_Dyak_Tai18E2_2.1, whole genome shotgun sequence, one region contains:
- the LOC120321783 gene encoding uncharacterized protein LOC120321783: MSASKFAYTAVVNYGNYRSTCLWRQVVGCYDGKVVTKAAAAPAEAISAALRLRSRSRSRSPAICAVTMEGGSKEMKMEMEMVKLEVEEEMVATCPYSYSMPSLNGKNAAAAKRCPKRNCGHLHYVSMYEYAHRIQVCPGFLGLLILRTRRGGVSEGIRDWGPQLGARSLEHRSTEDGGWYVPLKQAHMQTACGGGIYVSLGVVVVEMSFGCQSRRRGPSEGPPPAAQHSPGRAAFASK, encoded by the coding sequence ATGTCCGCTTCAAAATTCGCATACACAGCAGTGGTCAACTATGGAAATTATCGATCGACTTGCCTTTGGCGCCAGGTGGTTGGGTGCTATGATGGAAAAGTGGTGACGAAGGCAGCGGCAGCGCCAGCAGAAGCAATCTCCGCTGCTCTGCGCCTtcgtagtcgtagtcgtagtcgCAGTCCGGCGATTTGCGCCGTAACGATGGAGGGAGGGAGTAAggagatgaagatggagatggagatggtgaagctggaggtggaggaggagatgGTGGCCACATGCCCGTACTCGTATTCGATGCCCAGTCTAAATGGCAAGAACGCAGCGGCAGCTAAGAGATGCCCAAAAAGAAATTGCGGACATTTACATTATGTGTCCATGTATGAGTATGCCCACCGAATCCAAGTGTGTCCGGGGTTTTTGGGTCTGCTCATATTGAGGACACGGCGGGGCGGGGTTTCAGAGGGTATCAGAGATTGGGGACCGCAGTTAGGAGCCCGAAGCCTGGAGCACAGGAGCACGGAGGATGGAGGATGGTATGTGCCGTTGAAGCAAGCACACATGCAAACGGCATGCGGCGGTGGAATATACGTGAGCTTAGGAGTTGTCGTCGTCGAGATGTCCTTTGGTTGCCAGTCCAGACGTCGTGGTCCGAGCGAAGGACCTCCTCCAGCTGCCCAGCACTCGCCCGGGCGGGCAGCTTTTGCATCAAAGTGA
- the LOC6538580 gene encoding protein distal antenna-related, producing the protein MDISAYQHMNIRMSTRGKRPLRNLTPNDKVRAIQRIHNGETKASVSRDIGVPESTLRGWCKNEQKLRFMCRQLGPDHLGLDTPPEKRAKFELQLQLPPKFVALPPNYEELGFGALPYSPADYPVQNESLLEKLSLVEFVKKNGGLHPEGAVHPGQAGVMDYSNNMLHQLNLLALLNSKLTPQTADILVDAPAKAEDNKAMDSPAASEDYSKNNYPLLSVKNWAKDPAKRVTASNQPEPVNDKNNNALEANSAAAQTLATEQAKTPMFPDTTMPLLPAPFPNPADLAPVIAPVTPANAPPTATDNQGAALLDWCKLFNASLNFLAFAAAAASMQPGGGGGGGAGAPGYNPNQMASGGSEPDLETYPFNEALLKRLSPLAHSEASNESYCDSEPEDLSVRSCASKASSRSHTPDKSIGSSDAEQ; encoded by the coding sequence ATGGATATCTCCGCCTACCAGCACATGAACATCCGGATGAGCACGCGCGGCAAGCGTCCGCTAAGGAACCTTACGCCCAACGACAAGGTGCGCGCCATCCAGCGCATCCACAATGGCGAAACCAAGGCCAGCGTGTCGCGGGACATCGGCGTGCCGGAGTCCACGCTGCGTGGCTGGTGCAAGAACGAGCAGAAGCTGCGCTTCATGTGCCGCCAGCTGGGCCCCGATCACCTGGGACTCGATACGCCACCCGAAAAGCGCGCCAAGTTCGAGCTGCAGCTTCAGTTGCCACCGAAGTTCGTGGCACTGCCTCCAAACTACGAGGAGCTGGGCTTCGGAGCACTGCCCTACAGTCCAGCCGATTATCCGGTGCAAAACGAATCCCTGCTGGAGAAACTGAGCCTGGTGGAATTTGTGAAAAAGAACGGCGGCTTGCATCCGGAGGGTGCAGTGCATCCGGGTCAGGCAGGCGTGATGGACTACTCCAACAATATGCTGCACCAGCTGAATCTTTTGGCCCTGCTCAACTCCAAGCTCACACCCCAGACTGCCGATATCCTGGTGGATGCACCAGCCAAAGCCGAGGACAACAAAGCGATGGATTCGCCCGCAGCCTCCGAGGATtacagcaaaaacaattaccCCTTGCTGAGTGTTAAGAACTGGGCCAAGGATCCGGCCAAGCGGGTGACCGCATCCAATCAGCCGGAGCCAGTGAACGATAAGAACAACAATGCCCTGGAGGCCAACAGTGCCGCAGCACAAACTCTGGCCACGGAGCAGGCGAAGACTCCCATGTTTCCGGACACCACAATGCCCCTACTGCCAGCCCCCTTCCCGAATCCAGCGGATCTAGCGCCTGTGATAGCACCAGTGACTCCGGCCAACGCCCCGCCCACTGCAACCGACAACCAGGGTGCGGCTCTGCTGGACTGGTGCAAGCTCTTCAATGCCAGCTTGAACTTCCTGGCCTTCGCCGCGGCCGCAGCTTCCATGCAGccaggcggcggcggaggaggaggagcaggtgcaCCCGGCTACAATCCAAACCAAATGGCCAGCGGCGGATCGGAGCCGGATCTCGAGACATATCCCTTCAATGAGGCGCTGCTGAAACGCCTCAGTCCACTGGCCCACAGTGAGGCCTCCAATGAAAGCTACTGCGACAGCGAGCCGGAGGATCTGTCCGTGCGCTCGTGCGCCTCCAAGGCGTCCAGCAGATCCCACACTCCGGACAAGAGCATCGGGTCCAGCGATGCCGAACAGTAG
- the LOC6538581 gene encoding uncharacterized protein LOC6538581, translated as MEPNHYYCRSAMQQNPSTSIPQHAANKLNYGMNAGQDYVTCSSGQPQTGYSSKDLVARSGNSKTLGGNGNMGSPYGGSVCSNSSGQCSKNTANAGNYINIMTVPLGTLQYNRKKLSTQDYESHLYYNTTDVKCRDDYYIANNAAAAIPQHQAHQPQQQHLHQQPHQHQHQQHQQHQQQHQQHQQHQQHQQHQQHQQHLHQQQQQANFLHIQQSLQHNHQLSHPEPIHQLPQLQGPVADPPDAFDNCAIFPSAGGNGTGSGRVAATQTHQNPSGVVTCDQQVPVSLGSVNMPVPPIMYTVHRVVTTAQIQTAVGSTFASSASVSSVVSTGQNDGDCLSPAQVSSAMAASGNAPCLGGLPDMGANMMSNASALCPLSELRSPSGVLTNSSFMPQHHKCNNGNDAQSNPAIQKRLMATSSTSNFATAGKAASNLTRALQNVIPTCVYLMSRVAVHMEIEGTAQCPSQVMLAAALGCEELGISNKLLAQSVFGLWMTSALLEMQLKAHHCPYIVRVAWPNLLQKFSNSSPSDRKFDEPMIVLKRNVFFSKRDEEKIKDHRILELLYEEARNNVLTGRYIMEPVHSLMLGGIQARIELGPYNSHTHTIGFFRENQARFLPPHVAKSSTWLWLPISQKNSAEVKLLEQFKRVPQTATTRKLMRKYLEFCWALPFYGAAYFHGQIEQPVRGIMALVNQKDMEVLVAVNERGVFVIDPYECTLLLGLRYEDLSWDYAKPSASDDPECLTCIFLQFDAVENGIQVSKLMQIFSKQAAMIDALISHFTDQIRNKKQEGATQEPFHDEPNPIQNNGNGVLCNKLSRLTLATFDEEGGRCIGQMGSLSISY; from the exons ATGGAGCCAAATCATTATTACTGCCGGAGCGCCATGCAGCAGAATCCCTCGACTTCCATTCCCCAGCATGCGGCGAACAAACTCAACTATGGGATGAACGCTGGCCAGGATTATGTGACATGTAGCTCCGGCCAACCGCAAACGGGCTACAGCTCCAAGGATTTGGTGGCGCGCAGTGGGAACAGCAAAACGCTGGGCGGGAATGGCAACATGGGTAGTCCGTATGGAGGATCTGTGTGCAGCAACAGTAGTGGGCAATGCAGCAAGAATACTGCCAACGCTGGGAACTATATCAACATAATGACTGTTCCACTGGGAACTCTGCAGTATAATCGAAAGAAGCTATCTACTCAAGACTATGA ATCGCATTTATATTACAACACTACGGATGTGAAGTGTCGCGATGATTACTATATAGCCAACAATGCCGCAGCAGCAATACCGCAGCATCAAGCTCATCaaccgcaacagcagcacctgcatcagcagccgcatcagcaccagcatcagcagcatcagcagcatcagcagcagcatcagcagcatcagcagcaccagcaacaccaacagcatcagcagcatcagcaacatctgcaccagcagcagcaacaggccaACTTTCTCCACATCCAGCAGTCGCTGCAGCACAACCACCAACTGAGCCACCCCGAACCAATCCATCAGTTGCCCCAATTACAGGGTCCGGTGGCCGATCCACCAGATGCCTTCGACAACTGTGCGATCTTCCCGAGCGCCGGCGGCAACGGCACCGGAAGTGGACGCGTGGCAGCCACTCAAACCCATCAGAACCCATCCGGTGTGGTCACGTGCGACCAGCAGGTGCCCGTGTCCCTGGGCTCGGTGAATATGCCAGTGCCCCCAATCATGTACACCGTGCACCGTGTGGTGACCACAGCCCAGATCCAAACGGCGGTGGGCAGCACCTTCGCCTCATCGGCCAGTGTGTCCAGTGTGGTCAGCACGGGTCAGAATGATGGCGATTGCCTGTCGCCGGCACAGGTGTCCTCCGCCATGGCCGCCTCTGGGAATGCTCCCTGTTTGGGCGGACTACCCGACATGGGCGCCAACATGATGAGCAATGCAAGTGCACTTTGTCCCCTTTCCGAACTGCGGAGTCCATCCG GAGTGCTCACCAATAGCTCATTCATGCCACAACATCACAAGTGCAACAATGGCAACGATGCCCAATCCAATCCCGCAATCCAAAAACGCCTCATGGCAACCAGCTCAACTTCGAATTTCGCGACTGCCGGCAAAGCTGCTTCCAATCTAACCCGTGCTCTCCAAAAT GTAATACCCACATGCGTTTATCTTATGTCCCGGGTGGCGGTGCACATGGAGATCGAGGGCACTGCCCAGTGTCCATCGCAAGTGATGCTGGCAGCTGCCTTGGGCTGCGAGGAGCTGGGCATCTCCAACAAGCTGCTGGCACAGAGTGTGTTCGGTTTGTGGATGACAAGTGCTTTACTGGAGATGCAGCTGAAGGCCCACCACTGCCCCTATATAGTGCGAGTTGCGTGGCCCAATCTGCTCCAGAAGTTCAGCAACTCCAGTCCCAGTGATCGCAAGTTCGATGAGCCCATGATCGTTTTGAAGCGCAACGTCTTCTTCTCCAAGCGAGATGAGGAGAAGATAAA GGATCATCGGATCTTGGAGCTGCTCTATGAGGAGGCCAGGAACAATGTGCTGACTGGCAGGTATATCATGGAGCCCGTGCATTCGCTCATGTTGGGTGGCATTCAGGCGCGCATCGAACTGGGTCCCTACAACTCCCACACCCATACAATAGGATTCTTCAG GGAGAACCAAGCCAGGTTTCTGCCCCCTCACGTGGCCAAGAGCTCCACCTGGCTGTGGCTACCGATTAGCCAGAAGAACTCCGCGGAGGTGAAGCTCCTGGAGCAGTTCAAGCGGGTGCCACAGACTGCCACCACACGAAAGTTGATGAGGAAATACCTGGAATTCTGCTGGGCACTGCCCTTCTATGG TGCCGCCTATTTTCATGGTCAAATTGAGCAACCTGTTCGGGGCATCATGGCACTGGTCAACCAGAAGGACATGGAGGTTTTGGTCGCCGTCAATGAGAGAGGTGTTTTCGTAATAGATCCGTACGAATGC ACCCTCTTGCTGGGATTGCGATACGAGGATTTGTCCTGGGATTACGCAAAGCCAAGTGCAAGTGATGATCCCGAATGCCTCACTTGTATCTTCCTGCAG TTCGATGCTGTCGAGAACGGAATACAAGTGTCCAAGctaatgcaaatattttcaaagcAAGCTGCCATGATAGACGCACTTATATCACATTTTACGGATCAGATCAGAAACAAAAAGCAGGAGGGTGCCACCCAAGAACCTTTTCACGATG AGCCAAATCCTATTCAAAATAATGGAAATGGAGTCTTGTGCAATAAGCTGTCGCGATTAACTTTGGCCACCTTCGATGAAGAGGGGGGTCGTTGCATTGGGCAAATGGGATCATTATCAATAAGCTATTAA
- the LOC6538582 gene encoding nuclear export mediator factor NEMF homolog: MKTRFNTYDIICGVAELQKLVGWRVNQIYDVDNKTYLFRMQGTGAVEKVTLLIESGTRFHTTRFEWPKNMAPSGFSMKLRKHLKNKRLEKIQQLGSDRIVDLQFGTGDAAYHVILELYDRGNVILTDYELTTLYILRPHTEGENLRFAMREKYPVERAKQPTKELEPDALVKLLENARNGDYLRQILTPNLDCGPAVIEHVLLSHGLDNHVIKKEATEETPEADDKPEKGGKKQRKKQQNTKLEQKPFDMVKDLPILQQAVKDAQELIAEGSSGKSKGYIIQVKEEKPTENGKVEFFFRNIEFHPYLFTQFKNFETATFESFMEAVDEFYSTQESQKIDMKTLQQEREALKKLSNVKNDHAKRLEELTKVQDVDRKKAELITSNQSLVDNAIRAVQSAIASQLSWPDIHELVKEAQANGDAVASSIKQLKLETNHISLMLSDPYDNDEDDDDDLKAPELTVVDVDLALSAWANARRYYDMKRSAAQKEKKTVDASQKALKSAERKTQQTLKEVRTISNIVKARKVFWFEKFYWFISSENYLVIGGRDAQQNELIVKRYMRPKDIYVHAEIQGASSVIIQNPTGEEIPPKTLLEAGSMAISYSVAWDAKVVTNSYWVTSDQVSKTAPTGEYLATGSFMIRGKKNFLPSCHLTMGLSLLFKLEDSFIERHLGERKVRSLDDDQIDQNVKETEVEHDLLSDNEDADTNPNANLSEQSSNTEITAFPNTEVKIEHDTGRIIVRSDSLNPELEATKENEVVLEKILKKTDDEETTIILAGPSRKKQVSAKKTKEDKARAKQEAAKQEVAPVSTEPKNPSQVKRGQKGKLKKMKQKYKDQDDEEREIRMMILKSSGKEKPQANADKAVEKSESTKEYVKPEKSAAPKNPVELDDGDEVPVGGDVDVLNSLTGQPHEGDELLFAIPVVAPYQALQNYKFKVKLTPGTGKRGKAAKLALNIFAKEKGCSAREKDLLKSIKEESLARNIPGKVKLSAPQLQKYHK, encoded by the exons ATGAAGACACGTTTCAATACCTACGATATAATCTGCGGAGTGGCGGAACTgcaaaa GCTGGTCGGCTGGCGAGTGAATCAGATCTATGACGTGGATAACAAGACGTACCTCTTCCGGATGCAGGGGACCGGCGCTGTGGAGAAGGTCACTCTGCTGATAGAATCCGGCACTAGATTCCATACCACTAGGTTCGAATGGCCCAAAAACATGGCCCCGTCTGGTTTCAGCATGAAGCTGAGGAAGCACTTAAAGAACAAGCGTCTGGAAAAGATTCAACAGCTGGGTAGCGATCGTATTGTTGACCTCCAGTTTGGTACCGGCGATGCCGCCTACCATGTTATTTTGGAGCTTTACGATCGCGGTAATGTGATCCTTACCGACTACGAGTTGACCACGTTGTACATACTGCGTCCGCATACGGAGGGCGAGAATCTGCGCTTCGCTATGCGCGAAAAATATCCCGTGGAACGCGCCAAACAGCCTACGAAGGAACTGGAACCGGATGCACTAGTTAAACTGTTGGAAAATGCTAGGAATGGCGATTATTTGCGTCAGATTCTAACACCCAACTTGGACTGCGGTCCGGCAGTTATAGAGCACGTCCTCCTCTCGCACGGCTTGGACAATCACGTAATCAAAAAGGAAGCAACAGAAGAAACGCCGGAGGCGGATGACAAGCCAGAGAAAGGCGGTAAAAAGCAACGTAAGAAGCAACAGAATACGAAACTGGAACAGAAGCCATTTGATATGGTTAAAGATCTGCCAATTCTTCAGCAGGCAGTTAAG GATGCTCAAGAGCTCATAGCAGAGGGAAGTAGTGGAAAAAGTAAAGGCTACATCATTCAAGTGAAAGAGGAAAAGCCGACAGAGAATGGAAAAGTGGAGTTTTTCTTTAGAAACATCGAATTTCATCCCTACCTCTTTACCCAATTCAAGAACTTTGAAACGGCCACGTTTGAGTCCTTTATGGAAGCTGTCGATGAATTTTACTCAACGCAAGAGTCACAAAAGATTGACATGAAGACGCTGCAACAAGAGCGTGAGGCACTCAAAAAGCTGTCTAATGTCAAGAATGATCACGCAAAGCGTCTAGAGGAGTTGACAAAAGTTCAGGATGTGGACAGAAAGAAAGCTGAGCTTATTACGTCCAATCAAAGTCTGGTGGATAATGCGATTCGGGCTGTTCAGTCAGCTATTGCAAGTCAATTATCCTGGCCGGATATTCATGAGCTTGTGAAGGAGGCGCAAGCTAATGGCGATGCTGTAGCTAGTTCCATAAAGCAGCTTAAACTGGAGACTAATCATATATCCCTTATGCTCAGTGACCCTTATGACAATGATGaagatgacgatgacgatcTTAAGGCTCCAGAGCTTACTGTTGTGGATGTCGATTTGGCTCTGTCTGCTTGGGCCAATGCCCGGCGGTATTACGACATGAAGCGTTCGGCTGctcaaaaggaaaagaaaactgTGGACGCTTCCCAAAAAGCTCTCAAGTCAGCGGAGCGCAAGACTCAGCAGACACTAAAGGAAGTAAGGACTATATCCAATATAGTAAAGGCACGAAAAGTTTTCTGGTTTGAAAAGTTTTACTGGTTCATCAGCTCTGAAAATTATTTGGTTATTGGAGGAAGAGATGCGCAGCAGAACGAGCTTATTGTAAAAAG ATATATGCGTCCGAAAGACATTTATGTCCACGCTGAGATTCAGGGCGCCTCGAgtgttataattcaaaatcCCACAGGAGAAGAAATACCTCCCAAAACGTTGCTGGAGGCTGGATCCATGGCTATTTCATACAGTGTTGCTTGGGATGCCAAAGTGGTGACCAACTCGTACTGGGTAACAAGCGATCAGGTCAGCAAAACTGCACCAACTGGAGAGTACTTGGCCACGGGAAGCTTTATGATTAGAGGAAAGAAGAACTTCCTACCCTCCTGCCACCTGACCATGGGTCTAAGTTTACTTTTCAAGTTGGAGGATAGTTTTATTGAGCGCCATTTGGGAGAGCGTAAAGTCCGAAGCCTGGATGATGATCAAATAGATCAAAATGTTAAAGAAACCGAAGTTGAACATGACCTTTTGTCAGATAATGAAGATGCTGATACCAATCCTAATGCAAATCTATCGGAACAAAGTTCCAATACCGAAATTACGGCTTTCCCCAACACAGAAGTTAAGATTGAGCACGATACAGGTCGCATTATAGTGAGATCCGACTCCCTAAATCCAGAGCTCGAAGCGACTAAAGAAAATGAAGTTGTCTTGGAAAAAATTCTGAAAAAAACCGACGACGAAGAAACGACCATTATTTTGGCTGGTCCAAGTCGAAAGAAGCAAGTAAGTGCCAAGAAGACCAAGGAAGACAAGGCACGGGCGAAACAGGAGGCCGCCAAACAGGAAGTCGCTCCTGTGAGTACTGAACCCAAAAATCCATCCCAAGTTAAGAGAGGCCAGAAGGGAAAACTCAAGAAAATGAAGCAAAAATACAAAGATCAAGATGATGAGGAGCGGGAAATTCGCATGATGATTCTCAAGTCATCGGGTAAAGAAAAGCCACAGGCAAACGCCGATAAGGCTGTGGAGAAAAGTGAGTCAACTAAGGAGTACGTGAAGCCAGAGAAAAGTGCAGCACCCAAAAACCCAGTGGAACTGGACGATGGGGATGAAGTGCCCGTCGGCGGAGATGTGGATGTACTCAACAGTCTGACTGGACAGCCGCACGAAGGAGATGAGCTGCTCTTCGCGATACCAGTTGTGGCTCCCTATCAGGCTTTGCAAAACTACAA GTTTAAAGTGAAGCTCACCCCAGGAACGGGAAAAAGAGGAAAGGCGGCGAAACTAGCACTCAATATCTTCGCAAAGGAAAAAGGCTGCAGTGCTCGGGAGAAGGACTTGCTGAAGAGTATAAAGGAAGAGTCGTTGGCCAGGAATATACCAGGAAAGGTCAAGCTCTCGGCCCCACAACTGCAGAAGTATCACAAATAA
- the LOC6538583 gene encoding molybdopterin synthase sulfur carrier subunit: MNADGPVVNVHVLFFAKSRELANTPRSKVDLPTEITASDLLELLVSKFGLTPIRDNLILAHNESYIDNLSERILFKEGDELAIIPPLSGG, from the coding sequence ATGAATGCGGATGGACCTGTTGTCAACGTGCACGTGTTGTTTTTTGCTAAATCCCGTGAATTAGCGAACACTCCCCGATCGAAAGTGGATCTGCCCACTGAAATTACTGCCTCCGATTTGCTGGAGCTACTGGTGTCCAAATTTGGCCTGACCCCCATTCGGGATAACTTGATTTTGGCCCACAACGAGTCGTATATTGATAACCTGAGTGAAAGAATTCTGTTCAAGGAAGGAGACGAACTCGCCATCATACCGCCACTAAGTGGAGGCTAA
- the LOC6538584 gene encoding molybdopterin synthase catalytic subunit, with protein sequence MDHVKLVNDPIDIAHIHQLLADEGCGASSVFVGTTRDNFQGKKVVSLAYEAYDSMALKEMNKICSDLRSKWPDLKHIVIYHRLGTVPVCEASVVIAASSPHRSEALESVSFAIDQLKTRVPIWKKEIYEGDYDSEWKENKESIRPKKSQSAFNYAACPCKVEESHDVPRTLVQIRVNDAELTKRLECFVNRKRDEINSQNVIDFKSSFVNSDKDFSDSCARTQSTIIKQEQSNSHLKVRRVNNRCGPQQMEMRPNYELELNKLMGSRDGQTDPSKEMRKSLPNSRLQAIESYMCLTTDNEENIFSRIKKVENRLLQLESISPEYRHFTKLEPSSMEPPPPKKIRKKSYSAQELSAFIQKIKDGSEFT encoded by the exons ATGGATCACGTTAAATTGGTTAACGACCCCATTGACATCGCCCATATCCACCAGTTGCTGGCCGATGAAGGCTGTGGAGCTTCATCGGTATTTGTGGGCACTACGCGCGATAATTTTCAGGGAAAAAAG GTGGTGTCATTGGCGTACGAGGCCTACGATAGCATGGCACTCAaggaaatgaataaaatatgcTCTGATCTCCGATCCAAGTGGCCCGATCTAAAGCACATAGTCATCTATCACCGATTGGGAACAGTGCCCGTCTGCGAAGCCAGTGTAGTTATAGCCGCCTCGTCACCACATCGATCGGAGGCCTTAGAATCAGTATCTTTTGCAATAGACCAGTTAAAAACTCGGGTTCCCATCTGGAAAAAGGAGATTTACGAGGGCGATTACGACAGCGAATGGAAGGAGAACAAGGAGTCCATCAGGCCCA AGAAATcgcaaagtgccttcaattATGCAGCTTGTCCCTGCAAAGTGGAGGAGTCACATGACGTCCCACGAACTCTGGTACAAATTAGAGTTAATGACGCTGAGTTAACCAAGCGTTTAGAATGTTTTGTCAACAGAAAACGCGACGAAATCAACTCACAAAATGTAATTGACTTTAAATCGTCTTTTGTTAATTCAGACAAAGACTTCAGCGATTCCTGCGCTCGAACGCAGAGCACAATTATCAAGCAGGAGCAGTCAAATTCCCATTTAAAAG TTCGACGAGTAAACAATCGCTGCGGACCTcagcaaatggaaatgcgacCCAACTACGAACTCGAACTGAATAAACTAATGGGATCGCGTGACGGCCAAACGGATCCAAGCAAAGAAATGAGGAAATCGCTACCCAATTCACGACTGCAGGCAATTGAATCGTACATGTGCCTAACCACCGACAACGaggaaaacattttcagtAGAATcaaaaaggtggaaaataGACTTCTGCAGCTGGAGTCCATTTCACCCGAGTACAGACACTTC ACTAAACTGGAACCGTCTTCTATGGAACCCCCGCCGCCGAAAAAGATCAGAAAGAAATCGTACTCGGCCCAAGAATTAAGTGCGTTCATTCAAAAGATTAAGGATGGCAGCGAATTTACCTAG
- the LOC6538585 gene encoding ribosome-binding protein 1: MDNSGNNRYELLFMDDDDSSAAPAQPQIPAVVAAPKKPEPAKAPKGKSEKENKPVASARKANVPAAKNASPVKGGKGPAGGDVGRPRNAATNGANNQGRFNNHNNNNNQRYGNKESTGEFGNELPQRQFNNRDNRGPPRARTGEKFGKREFDRQSGSDKTGVKSIDKREGGGAHNWGSPKQDIEDLKTVGETSPQAEKEDSANEQSADPAVAPEEDESKQMTLDEWKALRDQRAKPNYNLRKAGEGAVDNAEWKKMVVLSKKKESNSEDELEYDPSLYPQRVGRLQRIVDIQFNFNDGRKGGFRKGPRPGAGPRGEGFRGEGGFRNDGPRGEGGYRNDGPRGEGPRSEGPRGEGYRNEGPRGEGYRNDGPRGEGFRGPRFNNGPSNGYENRQENNNRFGEKRRSAQKPLKVDDEAQFPTLC; the protein is encoded by the exons ATGGACAATTCTGGAAATAACCGCTACGAGCTGTTGTTCATGGACGACGATGACTCCTCCGCCGCGCCCGCCCAGCCACAGATTCCCGCCGTAGTCGCGGCGCCTAAGAAGCCGGAACCGGCGAAGGCGCCGAAGGGCAAGTCCGAGAAGGAGAACAAGCCGGTAGCGTCGGCTCGCAAAGCCAACGTTCCGGCGGCCAAGAACGCGAGTCCAGTGAAGGGTGGCAAGGGTCCCGCTGGCGGGGATGTGGGCCGTCCCAGGAATGCAGCTACAAACGGAGCCAACAACCAGGGCAGGTTCAACaaccataacaacaacaacaaccagcgCTACGGAAACAAGGAATCGACCGGAGAATTCGGAAACGAGCTGCCACAGCGCCAGTTCAACAATCGTGATAACAGGGGACCTCCACGCGCCCGCACCGGCGAGAAATTCGGAAAGCGCGAATTCGATCGCCAGTCTGGATCCGATAAAACCG GCGTCAAGTCAATTGACAAACGCGAAGGCGGTGGTGCCCACAACTGGGGTTCCCCGAAGCAGGACATTGAGGACTTAAAGACGGTCGGGGAGACTTCACCGCAGGCGGAAAAAGAGGACTCGGCCAACGAACAGTCGGCCGATCCCGCGGTCGCCCCCGAGGAGGATGAGTCCAAGCAGATGACCCTCGATGAGTGGAAGGCTCTGCGAGACCAGCGTGCCAAGCCCAACTACAACTTGCGCAAAGCGGGCGAAGGTGCCGTCGATAATGCGGAGTGGAAGAAGATGGTGGTGCTGAGCAAGAAGAAGGAGAGCAACAGCGAGGACGAGTTGGAGTACGATCCATCGCTGTATCCCCAGCGCGTGGGCCGCCTTCAGCGCATCGTGGACATCCAGTTCAACTTCAATGATGGCCGCAAGGGTGGTTTCCGCAAGGGACCACGTCCCGGAGCCGGTCCTCGTGGAGAGGGATTCCGCGGCGAGGGTGGCTTCCGCAATGACGGACCCCGTGGAGAGGGTGGCTATCGCAACGACGGACCTCGCGGAGAGGGTCCTCGCAGTGAGGGACCCCGCGGAGAAGGCTACCGCAACGAGGGACCCCGTGGTGAAGGATACCGCAATGATGGACCACGTGGAGAGGGATTCCGTGGTCCGCGCTTTAACAACGGACCCAGCAACGGCTATGAAAACAGAcaggaaaacaacaacagattTGGAGAGAAACGCCGCTCCGCCCAGAAGCCACTGAAGGTTGACGATGAAGCTCAATTCCCTACTCTGTGCTAG